The following coding sequences are from one Loxodonta africana isolate mLoxAfr1 chromosome 18, mLoxAfr1.hap2, whole genome shotgun sequence window:
- the LOC100676251 gene encoding uncharacterized protein LOC100676251: MADGPFQRKPWGPEQISLDHDPDSEGLFDKPPPEELPAAHAPKPASSGGKKAGRRVGGKAQGCRAGQPPRAAARPPPKEEGPLQDEGCYLDHFPHLSIFIYAAIAFSITSCIFTYIHLQLA, translated from the coding sequence ATGGCTGACGGACCCTTTCAGCGCAAACCCTGGGGCCCGGAGCAGATTAGCCTGGACCACGACCCTGACTCCGAAGGCCTGTTTGACAAGCCGCCCCCGGAGGAGCTGCCCGCAGCCCACGCGCCCAAGCCCGCGTCCTCCGGGGGCAAGAAGGCTGGTCGGCGCGTGGGCGGGAAGGCGCAAGGGTGCCGCGCCGGGCAGCCCCCGAGGGCTGCTGCCCGCCCCCCGCCCAAGGAAGAGGGGCCTCTGCAGGACGAGGGCTGCTATCTCGACCACTTTCCGCACCTCTCCATCTTCATCTACGCGGCCATCGCCTTCTCCATCACCTCCTGCATCTTTACCTATATCCATTTACAGCTTGCCTAA